A section of the Deinococcus cellulosilyticus NBRC 106333 = KACC 11606 genome encodes:
- a CDS encoding hemolysin family protein: MNISDLLGLLSLFVLVLLNGYFVASEFALVSVRRTRIEQLVDEGVRAAKDVKMALQQLDLYIAATQLGITMASLAIGFVAEPAIEHLLHPWLEKAQISESSVKAISFGVAFAISTTLHIVFGELAPKTIALQLTEQTALAVTKPLIIFTTVFRPVIYGMNWLGNKVVSLMGLKPASGHHSLYSEEEIRMILDTSSEAGMFEEQEREFLENVFEFDAITVKTIMTHRTEIIAMPEDAPLRDLIEYRREHGYSRVPVFSGTLDNVTGIVHTADTLLHLEHLDTMTLSDLKRPVYFVPESMKVRDLFNSLKTQKTHMAIVVDEFGGTAGLVTLEDAIEELVGDIYDETDEEEDSIQILDNNTYLVDGGVHMNEIESLLEQEIDNSDESEYETVAGFLFSRLGHIPKAGESVRANNWIFEVIDANERAIKQVSIYPHQETTEEEA, translated from the coding sequence GTGAACATATCCGACCTTTTAGGCCTCTTGTCGTTATTCGTGCTGGTGCTGCTCAACGGGTACTTTGTCGCTTCCGAGTTTGCACTGGTGAGTGTCAGACGGACCCGCATTGAACAGCTGGTCGACGAGGGGGTGCGGGCCGCAAAAGACGTGAAAATGGCCCTGCAACAACTCGACCTCTACATTGCTGCCACCCAGCTCGGCATCACCATGGCCTCTCTGGCCATTGGTTTCGTGGCAGAGCCGGCCATTGAGCACCTGCTGCACCCCTGGCTTGAGAAAGCCCAGATCAGCGAAAGCAGCGTCAAGGCGATTTCTTTCGGGGTGGCTTTTGCCATCTCGACCACGCTGCACATTGTGTTTGGAGAGCTTGCCCCCAAAACCATTGCCCTGCAACTGACGGAACAGACGGCCCTGGCAGTCACCAAACCCCTGATCATTTTCACCACTGTCTTCAGGCCCGTGATCTACGGCATGAACTGGCTGGGCAACAAGGTGGTGAGCCTGATGGGCCTGAAACCCGCCAGTGGGCACCACAGCCTGTACTCCGAAGAGGAAATCCGCATGATTCTGGACACCTCCAGTGAGGCAGGCATGTTCGAGGAGCAGGAACGGGAATTTCTGGAGAACGTCTTTGAGTTCGATGCCATCACGGTGAAGACCATCATGACCCACCGCACCGAAATCATCGCCATGCCAGAAGACGCCCCCCTCAGGGACCTGATCGAGTACCGCCGTGAGCACGGGTATTCCCGCGTTCCGGTCTTCAGTGGCACCCTGGACAACGTGACGGGCATCGTGCACACTGCAGACACCCTGCTGCACCTTGAGCACCTCGACACCATGACCCTGTCGGACCTGAAACGCCCGGTGTACTTCGTGCCTGAAAGCATGAAGGTGCGGGACCTCTTCAACAGCCTGAAGACCCAGAAGACCCACATGGCCATCGTGGTGGATGAGTTCGGTGGCACTGCCGGACTGGTCACCCTTGAAGATGCCATTGAGGAACTGGTCGGTGACATCTACGACGAGACCGACGAGGAAGAAGACAGCATCCAGATCCTGGACAACAACACCTACCTGGTGGATGGCGGCGTACACATGAATGAGATCGAGAGCCTGCTGGAGCAGGAAATCGACAATTCAGATGAATCTGAATACGAGACTGTTGCAGGCTTCCTGTTCTCCAGGCTGGGTCACATTCCCAAAGCAGGTGAGAGCGTCAGGGCCAACAACTGGATCTTTGAGGTGATCGACGCCAACGAGCGGGCCATCAAACAGGTGTCCATTTACCCCCACCAGGAGACCACTGAAGAAGAGGCTTGA
- a CDS encoding GGDEF domain-containing protein, whose amino-acid sequence MYESKALTRETLQQSVNALDPRKEVTLALVDMDHFDHVNSHFGTDSGDQVLETLEKLLLQSLPEGALVARVGGDEFALALPEYSPESTLILLSEIQAHFLGYSDLLTPKFKLTFSAGIASRPAHARDFPSLLQAADEALYRIKTEKRGSIGIYVEAKMVLKSNYYPKASLERLSRIASAQKRTEASLLREALETLLTRYSDQV is encoded by the coding sequence ATGTATGAATCCAAAGCCCTGACCCGTGAAACCCTGCAGCAGTCTGTCAACGCCCTGGACCCCCGCAAGGAAGTGACCCTTGCCCTGGTGGACATGGACCACTTTGACCACGTGAACAGCCATTTCGGCACAGACAGTGGAGACCAGGTTCTGGAAACCCTGGAGAAACTGCTGCTGCAGAGCCTTCCAGAAGGTGCACTGGTGGCCCGGGTTGGCGGAGACGAGTTCGCTCTGGCCCTCCCGGAATACAGCCCGGAAAGCACCCTGATCCTGCTCAGCGAAATCCAGGCGCACTTCCTCGGGTACAGTGACCTGCTCACTCCAAAATTCAAACTGACCTTTTCAGCAGGAATTGCCAGCAGACCCGCACATGCCCGGGACTTTCCCAGCCTGTTGCAGGCCGCAGATGAAGCCCTGTACCGCATCAAAACCGAAAAACGCGGAAGCATCGGCATCTATGTGGAAGCCAAAATGGTTCTGAAAAGCAATTACTACCCCAAAGCCAGCCTGGAACGCCTGTCTCGCATTGCCAGCGCCCAGAAACGCACGGAGGCCTCGCTGCTCAGGGAAGCCCTGGAAACCTTGCTGACCCGGTACAGCGATCAGGTGTGA
- a CDS encoding putative ABC transporter permease subunit gives MLLQLKLQGLWNAVRTGNRFGYAVVVLICLGMVFGEWIGVHRALDFLDRYGEGLGFSIAKRFLEAGVVVLAAGVTFTSITTAISTVYLSDDLNFLLTQPISTLRVFGLKLLETFLSAAGVPALLTIPAILSIGAYFNAPAWYYLLAVWLILIVYMLPVAVGCLIAVVLMRVAPAGRVKEVSTGFGVLLSAGLVYMIRALKPEALLNVTDPGQFDRLLAQYVGNEDTLLPPALAARAVWDASQGEFNTAVLGVSLISVVALWLAGFMAVVAYREGWIRGLEGTSRALNPKVLVASWGERLYGTMGSIGHILYKDLRLMMRDATQWSQLLVLVALVGVYLFSLSSFPLEGALSAQRFRNVIGFLQLVFQGFLVAGIGIRMAFPVVSMEGYGFWLLQTTPITYTRLVVGKFLGALVPMLAVSLVLAWQTVNILKLGSVMGTSLWIVAISSTLVITALGVGLGAAFPRFKADNPSEIAMSPGGIMYMVFSLIYVALLAVIMARPAAMLFLQNTSAYWTSGEGYFVAGLVALLTVGLTVGILLWGIRALDRLHQ, from the coding sequence ATGTTGCTGCAACTTAAACTGCAGGGGTTGTGGAATGCTGTGCGCACCGGCAACCGTTTCGGTTATGCCGTTGTGGTTCTGATCTGCCTGGGGATGGTCTTTGGGGAATGGATTGGGGTGCATCGTGCCCTGGACTTTCTGGACCGTTACGGTGAAGGACTGGGCTTTTCCATTGCCAAACGGTTTCTGGAAGCGGGTGTGGTGGTTCTGGCTGCAGGTGTGACTTTCACCAGCATCACCACTGCCATCAGCACGGTGTATCTGTCCGATGACCTGAATTTCCTGTTGACCCAGCCCATCTCCACCCTGAGGGTGTTCGGGCTGAAACTGCTGGAGACTTTCCTGAGTGCAGCGGGTGTTCCGGCCCTGCTCACCATTCCTGCCATTTTGAGCATTGGGGCCTATTTCAATGCACCAGCATGGTATTACCTGCTGGCCGTGTGGCTGATCCTGATTGTTTACATGCTGCCAGTGGCGGTGGGTTGCCTGATTGCTGTGGTGCTGATGCGTGTGGCCCCGGCAGGGCGGGTCAAGGAGGTGTCCACAGGTTTCGGGGTGCTGCTCTCGGCAGGTCTGGTGTACATGATCCGTGCCCTGAAACCCGAGGCCCTCTTAAATGTGACCGATCCAGGTCAGTTTGACCGCCTGCTTGCGCAGTACGTGGGCAATGAGGACACCCTCTTGCCTCCTGCACTGGCGGCCCGGGCCGTGTGGGATGCCTCACAGGGAGAATTCAACACAGCTGTTCTGGGGGTCAGCCTGATCAGTGTGGTGGCCCTGTGGCTTGCCGGGTTCATGGCTGTTGTGGCCTACCGGGAAGGCTGGATTCGAGGACTGGAAGGCACAAGTCGTGCCCTCAACCCGAAAGTCCTGGTCGCAAGCTGGGGAGAGAGGCTGTACGGGACGATGGGTTCCATCGGGCACATCCTTTACAAGGACCTGCGCCTGATGATGCGGGATGCCACCCAGTGGAGTCAGCTTCTGGTGCTGGTGGCCCTGGTGGGGGTGTATCTGTTCTCCCTGAGTTCCTTTCCACTGGAAGGGGCACTTTCAGCCCAGCGGTTCAGGAATGTGATTGGTTTTCTGCAACTGGTCTTCCAGGGATTTCTGGTGGCCGGAATTGGCATCCGCATGGCTTTTCCAGTGGTGTCCATGGAAGGGTATGGCTTCTGGCTGCTGCAGACGACCCCCATCACCTACACCCGTCTGGTGGTGGGGAAGTTCCTGGGTGCCCTGGTCCCGATGCTGGCGGTTTCCCTGGTGCTGGCCTGGCAAACCGTGAACATCCTGAAACTGGGGAGCGTCATGGGAACCTCTTTGTGGATCGTGGCCATCAGCAGCACCCTGGTGATCACTGCACTTGGGGTGGGTCTGGGTGCAGCCTTTCCAAGGTTCAAGGCAGACAACCCCAGTGAAATTGCGATGTCTCCAGGCGGCATCATGTACATGGTGTTCAGCCTGATTTATGTGGCATTGCTGGCCGTGATCATGGCCCGGCCTGCAGCCATGCTGTTCCTGCAAAACACCTCAGCTTACTGGACTTCAGGTGAAGGGTATTTTGTGGCAGGTCTGGTGGCGTTGCTGACAGTGGGCCTGACGGTGGGCATTCTGCTGTGGGGAATTCGTGCGCTGGACCGGTTGCACCAGTAA